A genomic window from Pseudonocardia broussonetiae includes:
- the typA gene encoding translational GTPase TypA has product MSTAISSAPAGPGVTRGDGALRNVAIVAHVDHGKTTLVDAMLRASGAFGERAAVVDRVMDSGDLEREKGITILAKHTAINWHGMTLNVVDTPGHADFGGEVERGLSMVDGVVLLVDASEGPLPQTRFVLRKTLIAGLPVVLVVNKTDRPDARCEEVVDESLELLLELADELELDETMTSRLLDLPVVYASGRAGRASRNRPADGDLPDEPGLESLFDVISETVPPPADDVDAPLQAHVTNLDASSFLGRIALCRVRAGVIRRGQQVAWMQDGGKVTRVKITELLRTEALTRVPTDAAHAGDLVAVAGIPDVTIGDTLADPETPVALPRIHVDEPAISVTIGINTSPLVGRDPRPGTKLTARQVKGRLDSELVGNVSLRVLPTERPDAWEVQGRGELALAILVETMRREGFEMTVGKPEVVTQMIDGKLHEPFEQLSADVPTEHLGAVTQLLAGRKGEMSQMVHGESRVRLDYRVPSRGLIGFRTEFLTITRGAGIVSHVFDGYGPWVGEINNRLRGSLIADRTGPVTGYAVEQLADRGVLFIGPGTQVYAGMVIGEYTRAEDLEVNIVREKKLTNMRKSTSDELVKLTPPTVLNLEQSLEFCANDECVEVTPESVRIRKVELDSHLRNRQRSRAKQAAG; this is encoded by the coding sequence GTGAGCACCGCTATCTCGTCCGCACCCGCAGGCCCCGGCGTGACCCGCGGGGACGGCGCGCTGCGCAACGTCGCCATCGTCGCGCACGTCGACCACGGGAAGACCACCCTCGTCGACGCCATGCTGCGCGCCTCCGGCGCGTTCGGCGAGCGCGCCGCCGTCGTCGACCGGGTCATGGACTCCGGCGACCTCGAGCGCGAGAAGGGCATCACGATCCTCGCCAAGCACACGGCGATCAACTGGCACGGGATGACGCTCAACGTCGTCGACACCCCCGGCCACGCCGACTTCGGCGGCGAGGTCGAGCGCGGCCTGTCGATGGTCGACGGCGTCGTGCTGCTCGTCGACGCCTCCGAGGGCCCGCTCCCGCAGACCCGCTTCGTGCTGCGCAAGACGCTGATCGCCGGGCTGCCGGTCGTGCTGGTCGTCAACAAGACCGACCGCCCCGACGCCCGCTGCGAGGAGGTCGTCGACGAGAGCCTCGAGCTGCTCCTGGAGCTGGCCGACGAGCTCGAGCTCGACGAGACCATGACCTCGCGCCTGCTCGACCTCCCCGTCGTCTACGCGAGCGGCCGCGCCGGGCGCGCGTCCCGCAACCGCCCCGCCGACGGCGACCTCCCCGACGAGCCGGGCCTCGAGAGCCTGTTCGACGTCATCTCCGAGACCGTCCCGCCGCCCGCCGACGACGTCGACGCGCCGCTGCAGGCCCACGTCACCAACCTCGACGCCTCGTCGTTCCTCGGCCGCATCGCGCTGTGCCGGGTCCGCGCGGGCGTCATCCGCCGCGGCCAGCAGGTCGCCTGGATGCAGGACGGCGGCAAGGTCACCCGCGTCAAGATCACCGAGCTGCTGCGCACCGAGGCCCTCACGCGCGTGCCCACCGACGCCGCCCACGCCGGTGACCTCGTCGCCGTCGCCGGCATCCCGGACGTCACCATCGGCGACACGCTCGCCGACCCGGAGACCCCGGTCGCCCTGCCGCGCATCCACGTCGACGAGCCCGCCATCTCGGTGACGATCGGCATCAACACGAGCCCGCTCGTCGGCCGCGACCCGCGCCCGGGCACCAAGCTCACCGCCCGCCAGGTCAAGGGCCGCCTCGACTCCGAGCTGGTCGGCAACGTGTCGCTGCGCGTGCTGCCCACCGAGCGCCCGGACGCGTGGGAGGTGCAGGGCCGTGGCGAGCTGGCGCTGGCCATCCTCGTCGAGACCATGCGCCGCGAGGGCTTCGAGATGACCGTCGGCAAGCCCGAGGTCGTCACGCAGATGATCGACGGCAAGCTGCACGAGCCGTTCGAGCAGCTCTCCGCCGACGTCCCCACCGAGCACCTCGGCGCCGTCACGCAGCTCCTCGCGGGCCGCAAGGGCGAGATGAGCCAAATGGTGCACGGCGAGAGCCGCGTCCGCCTCGACTACCGGGTGCCCTCGCGCGGCCTGATCGGCTTCCGCACCGAGTTCCTCACGATCACGCGCGGCGCCGGCATCGTCAGCCACGTCTTCGACGGCTACGGCCCCTGGGTCGGCGAGATCAACAACCGCCTCCGCGGCTCGCTGATCGCCGACCGCACCGGCCCCGTCACCGGCTACGCGGTGGAGCAGCTCGCCGACCGCGGCGTGCTGTTCATCGGCCCCGGCACGCAGGTCTACGCGGGCATGGTCATCGGCGAGTACACGCGCGCCGAGGACCTCGAGGTCAACATCGTCCGCGAGAAGAAGCTGACGAACATGCGCAAGTCGACGAGCGACGAGCTGGTCAAGCTCACGCCGCCGACCGTGCTGAACCTGGAGCAGAGCCTGGAGTTCTGCGCCAACGACGAGTGCGTCGAGGTGACGCCGGAGTCGGTGCGGATCCGCAAGGTCGAGCTCGACTCGCACCTGCGCAACCGCCAGCGCTCGCGCGCGAAGCAGGCGGCCGGCTGA
- a CDS encoding DUF559 domain-containing protein encodes MTVDSLLVRQAGVVSRDQALRAGLAPDAIDHLVRRRRWTSLHPQVYLAAGHRHGDEAAVRAAVLWGGPDAVLCGRAAAWWHGMVDRPPTAVRVTVPHRRPRGRPTVDVRRRALHPEDVTTVRGLRVTAEALTVLETAVDLGDGFLDHALQRSTRFPAVHAAHVRNPGSARAGQLLAAAADRSAPVAADLLLRLLHASGTRGWRPATGARVACPDAHVALEVDGWAWHGDPGAAERRRGALVADGWTVLRYAWHDLVERPEAVLAEIAAVSRRPPAAELT; translated from the coding sequence ATGACCGTCGACTCCCTGCTGGTCCGCCAGGCCGGCGTCGTCTCCCGCGACCAGGCGCTGCGCGCAGGCCTCGCGCCCGACGCGATCGACCACCTCGTCCGCCGCAGGCGCTGGACCTCGCTGCACCCGCAGGTCTACCTGGCCGCGGGGCACCGCCACGGCGACGAGGCCGCCGTCCGCGCCGCCGTGCTGTGGGGCGGGCCGGACGCGGTGCTGTGCGGGCGGGCCGCCGCGTGGTGGCACGGCATGGTCGACCGACCACCCACCGCGGTACGGGTGACGGTGCCGCACCGCCGCCCCCGCGGCCGCCCGACCGTCGACGTCCGACGCCGGGCGCTGCACCCCGAAGACGTCACCACGGTCCGCGGCCTGCGGGTCACCGCGGAGGCGCTCACGGTGCTGGAGACGGCCGTCGACCTCGGCGACGGCTTCCTCGACCACGCGCTGCAGCGGTCGACCCGCTTCCCCGCCGTCCACGCGGCGCACGTCCGCAACCCCGGGTCGGCACGCGCGGGGCAGCTCCTCGCGGCCGCCGCCGACCGCTCCGCCCCGGTCGCGGCGGACCTCCTCCTGAGGCTGCTGCACGCGTCCGGGACGCGCGGCTGGCGCCCCGCGACGGGCGCTCGCGTCGCCTGCCCGGACGCGCACGTCGCCCTCGAGGTCGACGGATGGGCGTGGCACGGCGACCCGGGCGCCGCCGAGCGCCGCCGGGGCGCGCTCGTCGCCGACGGCTGGACGGTCCTGCGCTACGCCTGGCACGACCTCGTCGAGCGTCCGGAGGCCGTGCTCGCGGAGATCGCGGCGGTGAGTCGGCGGCCGCCGGCCGCGGAGCTGACGTGA